In Epinephelus lanceolatus isolate andai-2023 chromosome 13, ASM4190304v1, whole genome shotgun sequence, the following are encoded in one genomic region:
- the LOC117270320 gene encoding cerebellin-1-like, translating into MVSRWCCWCLLVCGMVGAQTTTDGPEEEAGGGLISNPEKTTEEDLRVLVQQLMARVDKLEKESEDRGKAQVAFSASLITSENWTHHGPFDTDSTLLFKKVTTNIGNAYDPDTGIFTAPVKGLYYIRFTGCVGNSGSLNAALLKNDVNMFAIYDTRGTHGSGSNGMTLVLEEGDRLSITLWATQSIFDQSRLSTFSGFLVFPM; encoded by the exons ATGGTTTCCAGGTGGTGCTGCTGGTGTCTGCTGGTGTGTGGCATGGTCGGAGCTCAGACTACCACAGACGGACCTGAAGAAGAGGCAGGAGGAGGTCTGATTTCAAATCCTGagaaaaccacagaagaagacctGAGGGTGCTGGTGCAGCAGCTGATGGCCCGAGTGGACAAACTGGAGAAGGAGAGTGAAGACAGAG GTAAGGCTCAGGTGGCGTTCTCGGCCTCACTCATCACCTCTGAGAACTGGACGCATCACGGGCCTTTTGACACCGACTCAACGCTGCTGTTTAAGAAAGTGACGACAAACATTGGAAATGCATACGACCCAGACACAG GAATCTTCACAGCCCCCGTCAAGGGACTCTACTACATCCGCTTCACTGGCTGTGTTGGAAACTCAGGGTCCCTGAATGCAGCGCTGCTGAAGAATGACGTTAACATGTTCGCCATCTACGACACCAGGGGCACCCACGGCAGCGGCTCCAACGGTATGACCCTGGTCCTTGAGGAGGGAGACCGACTCTCCATCACCCTCTGGGCCACGCAGAGCATCTTCGATCAGAGCAGGCTCAGCACCTTCAGCGGCTTCCTGGTCTTCCCCATGTAG
- the myh6 gene encoding myosin-6, translated as MGDPLMAEFGKAAPFLRKSEKERLEAQTRAFDIKTECFVVDDKVEYMKGQIQSKDGVMVTVKKEDGTTVTVKESDVHPQNPPKFDKIEDMAMFTFLHEPAVLFNLKERYAAWMIYTYSGLFCVTVNPYKWLPVYDAEVVAAYRGKKRSEAPPHIFSISDNAYQYMLTDRENQSVLITGESGAGKTVNTKRVIQYFASIAAVGGGKKDTSKGTLEDQIIQANPALEAFGNAKTLRNDNSSRFGKFIRIHFGTSGKLSSADIETYLLEKSRVTFQLKAERNYHIFYQILSNQKPELLDMLLITNNPYDYSYISQGEVTVASINDSEELMATDSAFDVLGFTADEKMGVYKLTGAIMHYGNMKFKQKQREEQAEPDGTEAADKSAYLMGLNSADLIKGLCHPRVKVGNEYVTKGQSVDQVYYALGALAKSVYEKMFNWMVVRINQSLDTKQHRQYFIGVLDIAGFEIFDFNTFEQLCINYTNEKLQQFFNHHMFVLEQEEYKKEGIDWEFIDFGMDLQACIDLIEKPLGILSILEEECMFPKASDQTFKSKLYDNHLGKNKMFEKPRAAKGKAEAHFALVHYAGTVDYNIGNWLVKNKDPLNETVVGLFQKSSLKLLSLLFSTYTGADGGDKAGGKGAKKKGSSFQTVSALHRENLNKLMTNLKTTHPHFVRCLIPNERKTPGVMDNCLVMHQLRCNGVLEGIRICRKGFPNRVLYGDFKQRYRILNASAIPEGQFIDCKKSAEKLLGSLDIDHTQYKFGHTKVFFKAGLLGTLEEMRDEQLSRIITRIQANARAILMRAEFAKLVERRDALMVIQWNLRSFLGVKNWPWMKLFFKIKPLLKSAESEKEMANMKDEFNKLKEALEKSESRRKEIEEKIVTLLQEKNDLTLQIQSEQDTLTDAEERCEQLIKSKIQLEAKLKEMTERLEDEEELNADLTAKKRKLEDECSELKKDIDDLELTLAKVEKEKHATENKVKNLTEEMASQDENIMKLTKEKRALQEAHQQALDDLQSEEDKVNSLTKVKGKLEQQVDDLEGSLEQEKKVRMDLERSKRKFEGDLKLTQESLMDVENDKQQLEEKLKKKDFEIVQINSRLEDEQVASVQLQKKLKENQARIEELEEELDAERAARAKVEKQRSDLSRELEDISERLEEAGGATSAQVELNKKRDAEFQKLRRELEESTLQHEATAASLRKKHADSVAELGEQIDNLQRVKQKLEKEKSELKLELDDLCSNMESVVKVKSNIEKMCRTMEDNMNEYKSKYEESQRTINDLTTQRAKLLTENGEFGRQLEEKESLISQLARGKNLYNQQVEDLRRQLEEEVKAKNALAHAVQSARHDCDLLREQFEEEQEAKAELQRALSKSNTEVSAWRTKYETDGIQRTEELEEAKKKLVQRLQEAEEAIEAVNAKCSSLEKTKHRLQNEIEDLMLDLERSNAASAALDKKQRAFDKVMAEWKQKFEESQCELEASQKEARSQSTELFKLKNAYEESLDQLETMKRENKNLQEEISDLTNQLGEGGRSAHELEKMRKQLEQEKAELQSALEEAEGSLEHEESKILRAQLEFNQVKADMERKLAEKDEEMEQAKRNYQRMLESLQSSLESETRSRNEALRVKKKMEGDLNEMEIQLSQANRQAADAQKQLKSLQAFLKDSQLQLDDAQHGNDDLRENIALLERRNNLIQAELEELRSALEQTERSRKLAEQELTDATERMQLLHSQNTSLINQKKKHEADLMHLQTEMEEAIQENRNAEEKAKKAITDAAMMAEELKKEQDTSAHLERMKKNMEQTIKDLQHRLDEAEQIAMKGGKKQVQKLEARIKELENELEAEQRRGAESIKGVRKYERRIKELTYQTEEDRKNMARLQDLVDKLQLKVKSYKRAAEEAEETANTNMAKLRKLQHELEEAEERADIAESQVNKLRAKTRDGSSKKGLDE; from the coding sequence ATGGGTGACCCTCTGATGGCTGAGTTTGGGAAGGCTGCTCCCTTCCTGAGGAAGTCAGAGAAGGAGCGTCTGGAGGCGCAGACCAGAGCTTTTGACATCAAGACTGAATGCTTTGTGGTGGATGACAAGGTAGAATACATGAAGGGACAAATCCAGAGCAAAGACGGAGTGATGGTGACTGTCAAGAAGGAGGATGGAACAACGGTGACTGTAAAAGAGTCCGACGTCCATCCCCAGAATCCGCCAAAATTTGATAAAATTGAAGACATGGCGATGTTCACTTTCCTCCATGAGCCCGCCGTGCTGTTTAACCTCAAAGAGCGTTACGCCGCCTGGATGATCTACACCTACTCTGGACTCTTCTGTGTCACCGTCAACCCCTACAAGTGGCTTCCTGTTTACGACGCCGAGGTGGTGGCAGCTTACAGGGGGAAGAAAAGATCCGAGGCCCCCCCTCACATTTTCTCCATCTCTGATAACGCCTACCAGTACATGCTGACTGACAGGGAGAACCAGTCTGTCCTCATCACCGGAGAATCCGGCGCTGGGAAGACCGTGAACACCAAGAGGGTCATCCAGTACTTTGCCAGCATCGCTGCCGTTGGTGGAGGCAAAAAAGACACCAGCAAGGGGACGCTGGAGGATCAAATCATCCAAGCGAACCCCGCGCTGGAGGCCTTCGGCAACGCCAAAACACTGAGAAATGACAACTCGTCTCGTTTTGGAAAATTCATCCGAATTCACTTCGGTACGAGCGGCAAGCTGTCGTCTGCTGACATCGAGACGTACCTGCTAGAGAAGTCACGTGTCACCTTTCAGCTCAAAGCTGAGAGGAACTACCACATCTTCTACCAGATCCTGTCCAATCAGAAGCCAGAGCTGCTGGACATGCTGCTGATCACCAACAACCCCTACGACTACTCCTACATCTCCCAGGGAGAGGTAACAGTCGCCTCCATTAACGACTCGGAGGAGCTGATGGCCACCGACAGTGCCTTCGACGTGCTGGGCTTCACTGCAGACGAGAAGATGGGCGTCTACAAACTGACTGGCGCCATCATGCACTACGGCAACATGAAGTTCAAACAGAAGCAGCGTGAAGAGCAGGCGGAACCGGACGGGACAGAGGCTGCTGATAAATCGGCTTACCTAATGGGGCTGAACTCTGCTGACCTCATCAAAGGGCTGTGTCACCCCAGAGTCAAGGTAGGAAATGAATACGTCACCAAAGGTCAAAGTGTGGATCAGGTGTACTACGCCCTCGGTGCTCTGGCTAAGTCAGTGTACGAGAAGATGTTCAACTGGATGGTGGTGAGAATCAACCAATCCCTGGACACCAAACAGCACCGTCAGTACTTCATAGGAGTGCTGGACATCGCTGGATTTGAGATCTTTGATTTCAACACTTTTGAGCAGCTGTGCATCAACTACACCAACGAGAAACTACAACAGTTCTTCAACCATCACATGTTCGTTCTGGAGCAAGAAGAGTACAAGAAAGAAGGTATTGACTGGGAGTTCATTGACTTTGGGATGGATTTACAGGCTTGTATCGACCTCATTGAGAAGCCTTTGGGGATCCTGTCGATTCTGGAGGAGGAATGCATGTTTCCCAAAGCCAGCGACCAGACCTTCAAGTCCAAGCTCTACGATAATCATCTGGGCAAGAACAAGATGTTTGAGAAGCCAAGGGCTGCGAAGGGGAAAGCAGAGGCTCATTTTGCCCTGGTTCACTATGCCGGCACGGTGGACTACAACATCGGGAACTGGTTGGTCAAAAACAAAGACCCCCTGAATGAAACTGTGGTCGGTCTTTTCCAGAAATCATCTCTGAAGCTTCTCAGTCTGCTGTTTTCTACCTACACAGGAGCTGACGGCGGTGACAAAGCAGGCGGCAAAGGAGCCAAGAAGAAAGGTTCCTCATTCCAGACTGTGTCTGCACTTCACAGGGAAAACCTCAACAAGCTGATGACCAACCTGAAGACCACACATCCTCACTTTGTCCGCTGTCTGATTCCTAATGAGAGGAAAACACCAGGGGTCATGGACAACTGCCTTGTGATGCACCAGCTACGCTGTAATGGAGTCTTGGAAGGCATCCGAATCTGCAGGAAAGGTTTCCCAAACAGGGTCCTCTATGGAGACTTCAAGCAGCGGTACAGGATTCTGAACGCCTCAGCCATCCCTGAAGGTCAGTTCATTGACTGCAAGAAGAGTGCTGAGAAGTTGCTGGGGTCACTGGACATCGATCACACTCAGTACAAGTTTGGCCACACCAAAGTCTTCTTTAAAGCCGGTCTGCTGGGAACACTGGAGGAGATGAGGGACGAGCAACTCTCTCGCATCATCACCAGGATCCAGGCTAATGCCCGGGCAATCCTCATGAGGGCAGAGTTTGCTAAGCTTGTGGAACGCAGAGATGCCCTGATGGTGATCCAGTGGAACCTTCGCTCTTTTCTAGGTGTAAAGAACTGGCCCTGGATGAAGCTCTTCTTCAAGATCAAACCTCTGCTGAAGAGTGCCGAGTCTGAGAAGGAGATGGCAAACATGAAGGATGAATTCAACAAGCTGAAAGAAGCCCTGGAGAAATCAGAAAGTAGACGGAAGGAAATAGAGGAGAAAATAGTGACTCTTCTCCAAGAGAAGAACGATCTGACTCTGCAGATTCAGTCTGAACAGGACACACTGACAGATGCTGAAGAACGCTGCGAACAGCTCATAAAGAGCAAGATTCAACTAGAAGCCAAGCTGAAAGAGATGACAGAAAGactggaggatgaagaggagctgAATGCAGATCTCACAGCTAAGAAACGGAAGCTTGAAGATGAATGCTCCGAGCTGAAGAAAGATATCGATGATCTGGAGCTGACTCTGGCCAAGGTTGAGAAAGAGAAACATGCCACAGAGAATAAGGTTAAAAACCTGACAGAGGAGATGGCGTCCCAGGATGAAAATATCATGAAGCTGACTAAAGAGAAGAGGGCGCTACAGGAGGCTCACCAGCAGGCACTGGATGACCTTCAGAGTGAAGAAGACAAAGTCAATAGTTTGACCAAAGTCAAAGGTAAACTGGAGCAGCAGGTGGACGATCTGGAGGGCTCACTGGAGCAAGAGAAGAAAGTCCGAATGGACCTGGAGCGCTCAAAGAGGAAGTTCGAAGGAGACCTGAAACTAACTCAGGAGAGTTTGATGGACGTGGAAAATGACAaacagcagctggaggaaaaactgaagaaaaaggATTTTGAGATTGTCCAAATAAATTCAAGACTAGAAGACGAGCAGGTTGCTTCAGTTCAGCTCCAGAAGAAGCTGAAAGAAAACCAGGCCAGAATCGAGGAGCTGGAAGAAGAGCTGGATGCAGAGCGTGCAGCCCGGGCCAAAGTTGAGAAACAGCGCTCTGATCTTTCCCGTGAGCTGGAGGACATCAGCGAGCGCCTAGAGGAGGCAGGTGGAGCGACATCAGCACAGGTGGAGCTGAATAAAAAGAGAGATGCTGAATTTCAGAAGCTGCGTAGGGAACTGGAGGAATCTACGCTCCAACACGAGGCCACTGCTGCCTCCCTGAGGAAGAAACATGCCGACAGCGTCGCTGAACTGGGCGAACAGATTGATAACCTGCAGCGTGTGAAGCAGAAgctggagaaagaaaagagcGAGCTGAAGCTGGAGCTGGACGACTTGTGTTCCAACATGGAGAGTGTGGTGAAGGTCAAGTCAAACATTGAGAAGATGTGTCGTACGATGGAAGACAACATGAATGAGTACAAGAGTAAATATGAAGAATCTCAGCGCACCATCAATGACCTGACTACCCAGAGGGCCAAGCTGCTCACTGAGAATGGTGAGTTTGGACGTCAgctggaggagaaggagagtcTGATATCACAACTGGCCAGAGGGAAGAATTTGTACAACCAGCAGGTAGAAGATCTCCGCAGACAGCTGGAAGAGGAAGTCAAGGCCAAGAATGCCCTCGCTCACGCTGTACAATCTGCTCGTCACGACTGCGATCTGCTCCGAGAGCAAtttgaggaggagcaggaggccaAGGCTGAGCTGCAGAGAGCTCTGTCCAAATCTAACACCGAGGTCTCAGCATGGAGGACAAAGTATGAAACTGATGGAATCCAGAGAACAGAGGAACTGGAAGAAGCAAAGAAGAAGCTGGTGCAGAGACTGCAGGAGGCCGAGGAGGCCATCGAGGCTGTGAACGCAAAGTGTTCATCCCTTGAGAAGACCAAGCACCGCCTCCAAAATGAGATTGAAGACCTGATGCTGGACCTTGAGAGATCCAATGCAGCATCTGCAGCTCTGGACAAAAAGCAAAGGGCCTTTGACAAAGTCATGGCAGAGTGGAAGCAGAAGTTTGAGGAGTCACAGTGCGAGCTGGAGGCTTCTCAGAAGGAAGCTCGGTCtcagagcactgaactcttcaAACTGAAGAATGCCTATGAAGAGTCACTGGATCAACTTGAGACGATGAAGAGAGAGAACAAGAACCTCCAAGAGGAGATCTCTGACCTCACCAACCAGCTGGGGGAGGGCGGCAGGAGCGCTCATGAACTGGAGAAGATGCGTAAGCAGCTCGAGCAGGAAAAGGCGGAGCTGCAGTCGGCACTTGAGGAGGCAGAAGGTTCTCTGGAGCACGAAGAGAGCAAGATCCTCCGCGCCCAGCTGGAGTTCAACCAAGTGAAGGCAGACATGGAGCGCAAGCTGGCTGAGAAAGACGAGGAAATGGAGCAGGCAAAGAGGAACTACCAACGGATGCTGGAGTCGCTTCAGTCCTCTCTGGAATCTGAAACCAGGAGCCGCAATGAGGCCCTGAGAGTCAAGAAGAAGATGGAAGGTGACTTGAACGAGATGGAGATCCAGCTCAGCCAAGCCAACAGACAGGCAGCCGACGCCCAGAAACAGCTCAAGAGCCTCCAGGCCTTCCTGAAGGACTCTCAGCTGCAGCTGGATGATGCACAGCACGGCAATGATGACCTGAGAGAAAATATCGCTCTGCTGGAACGCCGAAATAACCTGATTCAGGCCGAGCTGGAGGAACTGAGGTCCGCCCTCGAGCAGACAGAAAGAAGTCGTAAACTGGCAGAACAGGAGCTTACTGACGCTACAGAGCGCATGCAACTCCTGCACTCCCAGAACACCAGCCTGATCAACCAGAAGAAGAAGCACGAAGCAGACCTCATGCACCTGCAGACTGAGATGGAGGAGGCCATACAGGAGAACCGCAACGCTGAGGAGAAGGCTAAGAAAGCCATCACAGATGCAGCCATGATGGCAGAGGAGCTGAAGAAGGAGCAGGACACCAGCGCCCATCTGGAGCGCATGAAGAAGAACATGGAGCAGACCATCAAAGACCTGCAGCACCGTCTGGATGAGGCCGAGCAGATCGCCATGAAGGGAGGCAAGAAGCAGGTCCAGAAACTGGAGGCTCGCATCAAAGAGCTGGAGAACGAGCTGgaggcagagcagaggaggggaGCGGAGTCCATCAAGGGGGTTCGCAAGTATGAACGCCGCATCAAGGAGCTCACCTACCAGACTGAGGAAGACCGCAAGAACATGGCTCGTCTCCAGGACCTGGTGGACAAGCTGCAGCTGAAGGTCAAGTCCTACAAACGTGCTGCCGAAGAGGCCGAGGAGACAGCAAACACCAACATGGCTAAACTCCGCAAGCTGCAGCATGAACTGGAAGAGGCTGAGGAGAGGGCCGACATCGCAGAGTCACAGGTGAACAAGCTGAGGGCGAAGACCAGGGACGGGTCCTCCAAGAAGGGCCTGGACGAGTGA
- the zbtb1 gene encoding zinc finger and BTB domain-containing protein 1, which produces MARPSHSDHVLQQLNNQREWGFLCDCLIAIGDIYFRAHKAVLAACSSYFRMMFIRDQQGAGRLDLSNMQISAECFDLILQLMYLGRIVVGSYEFEELKASMAYLQMYYIPDSLEDLRDIRSSNLTPSSSASSSSSSSTGPAGGKMMFGVRMYEQQRPAVPDVEHLPKAVNSSAGRPAVTATVSRPVMAEEVVATPLIVVPPVVDGVADQPCDLRKRPSGRSSALKDRPRFGRTYTCDDCGFVFSCEKLLIEHILTCTNRKAFHQPRGTIEADNESSKAESSTSESIEEHRVVCKGEEDWAEAKADSDLTIRSVAAGTDGEPGSTRSVSIKTEPEESMFPEIEVVRVGEHVSRDCRARFSDTTRKSSQTETTGSEREPEPGVSGLENSSEPFEGHMSSSDDSRIPAKLRKVKDEKQDADCTPCELCGALLTEEDKSSHYLSNHMGHICACGRCGQVLIKGRQLQEHAERCGESQGGESEEDEVSLLEEQQGMEEGLLEAGDLACPHCGLLFQNESLALEHALSCHDQELFRPVLLEEGGEPDHRRKHFCSICGKGFYQRCHLREHYTVHTKEKQFTCQTCGKQFLRERQLRLHTDMHKGMARYVCPVCDQGTFLKHDHVRHMISHLSAGETICQVCFQIFPGGEQLEKHMDVHLYICGVCGEKFRLRKDMRSHYNSKHTKRL; this is translated from the coding sequence ATGGCGAGGCCGAGCCACAGCGATCATGTCCTCCAGCAGCTCAACAACCAGCGGGAGTGGGGCTTCTTGTGCGACTGCCTCATCGCCATCGGTGACATCTACTTCAGGGCGCACAAGGCCGTCTTGGCGGCCTGCAGCTCCTATTTCAGGATGATGTTCATCCGGGACCAGCAGGGAGCAGGGCGTCTGGACCTCAGCAACATGCAGATCAGCGCCGAGTGCTTCGACCTCATCCTACAGCTCATGTACCTTGGACGCATCGTGGTGGGGAGCTACGAGTTTGAGGAGCTCAAGGCCTCCATGGCGTACCTGCAGATGTACTACATCCCTGACTCGCTGGAGGATCTCAGAGACATCAGGAGCTCCAACCTCACGCCATCAtcctcagcctcctcctcctccagttcCTCCACCGGCCCTGCCGGCGGGAAAATGATGTTTGGAGTCCGCATGTACGAGCAGCAGAGACCTGCTGTGCCTGATGTGGAGCATTTACCAAAAGCTGTCAACAGCAGCGCCGGGCGCCCCGCTGTTACAGCGACCGTCAGCAGACCGGTGATGGCAGAGGAGGTGGTCGCCACGCCTCTCATAGTGGTGCCGCCAGTGGTGGACGGTGTTGCTGATCAGCCATGTGACTTGAGAAAGAGGCCCAGCGGCAGGAGTTCGGCTCTCAAAGACCGTCCTCGGTTCGGCCGCACCTACACCTGTGATGACTGCGGCTTCGTCTTCAGCTGTGAGAAACTTCTAATCGAACACATCCTGACCTGCACCAACCGAAAGGCCTTCCATCAGCCCAGAGGGACCATCGAAGCTGACAACGAGTCCAGTAAAGCTGAGAGCTCCACCTCCGAGAGCATCGAGGAGCACAGGGTCGTCTGTAAAGGCGAGGAGGACTGGGCCGAAGCCAAGGCCGACTCTGACCTCACCATTAGGTCGGTGGCAGCTGGGACAGACGGCGAGCCCGGGTCGACCAGGAGTGTCTCCATCAAGACAGAGCCAGAAGAAAGCATGTTCCCTGAGATAGAGGTGGTCCGTGTCGGTGAGCACGTCAGTAGAGACTGTAGAGCACGTTTCAGTGACACCACACGGAAAAGCTCGCAGACGGAGACAACTGGATCAGAACGTGAACCGGAGCCTGGCGTCTCAGGTTTGGAAAACAGTAGCGAGCCTTTTGAAGGTCACATGTCCAGCAGTGACGATTCACGAATCCCGGCAAAGCTTCGTAAGGTCAAAGACGAGAAGCAGGATGCCGACTGCACCCCCTGTGAACTGTGTGGCGCTCTGTTAACGGAGGAGGACAAGTCGTCCCACTACCTGTCCAACCACATGGGTCATATATGTGCCTGTGGGAGGTGTGGACAGGTGCTGATCAAAGGCCGCCAGCTCCAGGAGCACGCAGAGCGCTGTGGCGAATCTCAAGGTGGTGAATCGGAGGAGGACGAAGTGTCCCTgctggaggagcagcagggGATGGAGGAGGGCCTGCTGGAGGCGGGCGACCTGGCCTGCCCTCACTGCGGTCTGCTGTTCCAGAATGAGAGCCTGGCACTGGAGCACGCCCTGTCCTGCCACGACCAGGAGCTGTTCCGCCCGGTGCTGCTGGAGGAGGGCGGGGAACCGGATCACCGCCGCAAACACTTCTGCAGCATCTGCGGCAAAGGCTTCTATCAGCGCTGCCACCTGCGGGAGCACTACACCGTCCACACCAAGGAGAAGCAGTTCACCTGTCAGACCTGCGGGAAGCAGTTCCTGCGGGAGCGCCAGCTCAGGCTGCACACCGACATGCACAAAGGCATGGCACGCTACGTGTGCCCCGTCTGCGACCAGGGAACCTTCCTCAAACACGACCACGTCCGACACATGATCTCCCACCTGTCGGCTGGGGAAACCATCTGCCAGGTGTGTTTCCAGATCTTTCCCGGCGGAGAACAGCTGGAGAAACACATGGACGTCCACCTGTACATCTGCGGCGTCTGCGGAGAGAAGTTCCGCCTCCGTAAAGACATGAGGAGCCATTATAACTCCAAACACACCAAGAGACTATAG